Proteins encoded within one genomic window of Aerococcus viridans:
- the topA gene encoding type I DNA topoisomerase, with the protein MAYKYLVIVESPTKAKTIDKYLGRNYRVVASKGHLRDLPKSRMGIDIENEYQPDYINIRGKGPLIKELRKDAKKAEKVFLASDPDREGEAIAFHLAHILGLNPEDPIRVTYNEVTKEAVKEAIANPRPINMDLVDAQQARRVLDRLVGYNLSPMLWKKVKKGLSAGRVQSVALHMIINRENEIRAFKPEEYWTVEGSFIKDRKTFKANASKFKGKKLDLKNEADVKAFMAEIKTQDFTVENVTEKERKRNPQKPFTTSSMQQEAAKKLNFRTRKTMMVAQQLYEGIKLGSGAPVGLITYMRTDSTRISDSAKAGATSYITNTYGKEYLGYQAASKQAQGSQDAHEAIRPSSADRTPDAVKDYLSRDQFRLYSLIWSRFMASLMAPAIYDTVSADLVQNQATFRANGSKIKFEGYQKVYTEANNKDNILPELVNGETVKSKDLEPSQHFTQPPARYTEASLIKKLEEDGVGRPSTYSPTIETLIKRYYVKLEAKRFEPTELGEIVDKMIAEFFPEIVDTSFTADLEKELDEIETDQKEWVEVIDSFFKPFQKELEKAEVEMEKIEIKDEPAGFKCPVDGGEMVIKMGRFGKFYACANFPDCRHTEAIVKEIGVTCPKCHEGQVVERKSKKNRIFYGCSRYPDCDFTDWNKPIGRACPKCDHYLVEKKIRGGKQIVCPNGDYEEDVQKGEAVEA; encoded by the coding sequence TTGGCATATAAATATTTAGTAATCGTAGAATCTCCGACGAAAGCCAAAACTATAGATAAGTATTTAGGTAGAAATTATAGAGTTGTAGCTAGCAAAGGTCATTTACGTGATTTACCAAAATCGCGTATGGGTATTGATATTGAAAATGAATATCAACCAGACTACATCAATATCCGTGGTAAGGGCCCTTTGATTAAAGAGTTACGCAAAGATGCAAAGAAAGCTGAAAAAGTCTTTCTTGCGAGTGACCCGGACCGTGAAGGGGAAGCAATTGCCTTCCATTTAGCCCACATCTTAGGCTTAAACCCTGAAGACCCAATCCGTGTAACCTATAATGAGGTAACCAAAGAAGCTGTTAAAGAGGCAATCGCAAACCCACGTCCAATTAATATGGACCTTGTAGACGCTCAACAAGCTCGCCGTGTGTTAGACCGTTTAGTAGGTTACAATTTATCCCCGATGTTATGGAAGAAAGTAAAGAAAGGGTTATCCGCTGGTCGGGTACAATCCGTTGCTTTACATATGATTATAAACCGGGAAAATGAAATTCGTGCCTTCAAACCTGAAGAGTATTGGACAGTTGAAGGGTCATTTATTAAAGACCGTAAGACATTTAAAGCTAATGCTTCAAAATTCAAGGGAAAAAAACTTGATTTGAAAAACGAAGCGGATGTAAAAGCGTTCATGGCGGAAATTAAAACCCAAGACTTCACAGTTGAAAACGTGACGGAAAAAGAACGTAAGCGTAATCCGCAAAAACCTTTTACCACCTCATCAATGCAGCAAGAAGCGGCAAAAAAATTAAACTTCCGGACCCGTAAAACTATGATGGTAGCCCAACAACTATATGAAGGGATCAAACTAGGTAGCGGAGCGCCAGTTGGTTTGATTACTTATATGCGTACCGATTCAACCCGTATCTCTGATTCAGCTAAAGCCGGTGCAACATCATATATTACCAATACTTATGGTAAGGAATACTTAGGTTACCAAGCAGCAAGTAAGCAAGCCCAAGGGTCACAAGATGCCCATGAAGCGATTCGTCCTTCATCAGCTGACCGGACACCGGATGCTGTTAAAGATTACTTGTCTCGTGATCAATTCCGTTTGTATTCATTGATTTGGTCTCGTTTTATGGCCAGTCTAATGGCACCAGCTATCTATGACACTGTATCTGCTGATTTGGTACAAAATCAAGCGACTTTTAGAGCAAATGGTTCTAAAATTAAGTTTGAAGGTTATCAAAAAGTTTATACAGAAGCTAACAACAAAGACAATATATTACCAGAATTAGTCAACGGTGAAACAGTGAAGTCTAAAGACTTAGAACCAAGTCAACACTTCACCCAACCACCAGCTCGCTATACTGAGGCTTCTTTAATCAAAAAACTAGAAGAAGATGGTGTTGGCCGTCCGTCAACATACTCACCAACCATCGAAACACTGATCAAGCGCTACTACGTAAAATTAGAAGCCAAACGATTTGAACCAACTGAACTAGGTGAAATTGTCGATAAGATGATCGCTGAATTCTTCCCAGAAATCGTGGATACATCATTTACAGCTGATCTTGAAAAAGAATTAGATGAAATTGAAACAGACCAAAAAGAATGGGTTGAAGTCATCGATTCTTTCTTTAAACCATTCCAAAAAGAGCTTGAAAAAGCAGAAGTGGAAATGGAAAAAATTGAAATCAAAGATGAACCAGCTGGCTTTAAATGTCCAGTTGATGGCGGTGAAATGGTCATTAAAATGGGTCGTTTTGGGAAATTCTATGCTTGTGCCAACTTCCCAGACTGTCGCCACACCGAAGCTATTGTGAAAGAGATAGGTGTAACTTGTCCGAAATGTCATGAAGGTCAAGTAGTTGAACGTAAATCGAAGAAAAATCGTATCTTTTACGG